The nucleotide window CCCAAGGCGGAACTTGCGCAGGTGGTCTTTGGTTTCTTGGGAGAAAGTGTAGAGTCTTGCTTCGGAGGCCTGGCATTTTCGGCATCAGCTATGGTTCTTGAGAATCTCGAGAAGCTGCTTTCTTTCAAGAGCTTAGAAGCTGGAGAGAGGAGCTGGTGGTGTGGATGGATCGGATGTTGCGATAGGTAGGAAAGCGGCGGCGCACCATTGTGAAGAGCTGTTTTCGGGTCGGTCGAACACGCAAGATTCggacggcaagaagaaggaagtggtCGCGAGGGAAATCGAAGGGGAACAGGCAATGTCGCAAAGCTTTGGGATAGTAGCAAAAGAGTTGAAGCTCGAAAAGATGTCGCATTGAGCTGTCATGTACAAGACACCGCCCTCGTCCAGGCTCCCGTCCCAGGGACGCAAGTCGGCCCCGCATGGCATCACTGCCAAGTCCACAGCTCAACTGCTGAGGTATCTGCCCCGTAGCGTAAGCTGTTATCGATTCCTCACTGATGGCGGGGCTGTCCCGGCCATTAGCCCGCGGAAGCTTAACAGCTTGACCCGCTAAAACGGAGCGGGGAAGGCGCCGCCTAGCCTCCTTCCCTGGGCGGGGATCATGTTAATGGACGGCGATGGCAGGCACCAGTGCCGCGACCACGCATCGGGCAAGACAAGCCGGAGACCCGATCTCATTCCCATTGTGGTTGTGATCTTGCAGTGGACTTCCCTCTCAATCCTCTCTTCTGTTATTTCAACCTCAAAAATCTGTTTTGTCTTACAAGACAAACTTCTCCTGGACTTAAAACCTTCATGTTCTCTCGTTTATCCCAGATTGCTCGGCACTTGTTACGGCCAGCGATAACGTCATTTGTTGCCCCATCAACATCAGCTCCGCGCCGGACTTCAACAGCATTCTTCAACAGCATTATGGGTTCAACAGTCACGGCAGATGAGCGCAATGCGCGGACTATCCATACAGCAGCGTGTTTGATTATCGGTGATGAGGTTTTGGGTGGAAAGGCAGGTCCAGTCAAGACGTGCTAGTAGGGTGATAGCCGAAAATGAGACTAACAGCTGTTCTCTGTTGTTGTGTAGACCAAAGATGTGAGTCGAGAACTCGTAAATTTTTGCCCTGACGCGCCAATGCTGACTTACTACAGACTAATTCCAACTACATGGCAAAATGGTGCTTCAACCTGGGAATCGTGAGCTCCAGCCATCCACTCTAAAGTCCCGAGAAGAACCAAGCTCACTGTAGATGCCCCATATCAGAATCTCAAGAGGATTGAAGTCAtcgccgacgacgaagatgaaaTTGTCGAGGCTGTCCGCCGTATGAGTGACCGTTATGACTTTGTAGTCACCAGGTACTACCAACACCGAGTTTTCTTCGAGTGTCCAGGACACATCATTGACCTCATTGAACAATAGCGGAGGCATCGGCCCCACCCACGATGACATTACCTACCAATCGATAGCCAAAGCCTTCGGTTTGCCTCTCAAGCTGAACGAAGAGGCTTTTAAACTCATGAAGAAGCTTTCTGTTCCTCGCAAGGGCGAGCCACCGTTCAACTGGGACGAGCCCTCGCCCGTTCTCACCGCAAAGCTCCGTATGGTGGAGCTACCGACAGACGTCAACAGAGACCTGGCGAAGCAGTTCCTCTTTCCTTGCAAGGAACTTTGGGTGCCAGTTGCGGTGGTTAATGGGAATGTGCACATCTTGCCGGGCGTGCCTAGGTTGTGTATGTTTCCTTTTCCGATCCCCATGGAATATCGAAGCAGTGTCGAGGAAGATTATTGAAAGCGAACGCTAACGAAATGCTCCACAGTCGAGAAACTCCTAGACGGCCTCAAGCCTTCCATCCAACCGCGCCTAGTCGATCCCGACGGCAAGGGTATTACCAGAGTTACCATCTCCACGCCACTCCCTGAGAGCGCTATTGCCGCTTACCTCACCGAGCTGGCAGCAAGAGTTGAACCCAAGGGCGTCAAGGTTGGAAGCTACCCCCGATGGGGGGAGAAGCATAACACAGTTACCCTTGTTGGAAAGTAAGTCTCAAACCCTCTATCGCACCTTTTCCCTTGCGCCTCGGACAATGAAGCGCGTCAGCTAACCATCCCTGTCTACAGAGACAAAGACTTCCTCAACTCCATCGCCCCCGAAGTCAGCCACTACGTCAAAGGCCAGATCGTGACTACCGAAAGCGACGATGACACTAGTAGTTAGGGACTACAACGTGCCAAACGTCGTGGAGGTTGGAAAGAGAAGAGTGGTTAAGAAGGGTTTGTGCGTGTGACTTTAGGCTTTAGACTTTGACAGCATACAGGAGCGATAGGGTTTCGTCTCAGTGGGAAAGGAGTTAAAGCGCACTAGAAGATCATAAGCGACATCTAGCCATGGGTCGATCAGATCTAGACGAATAAAGTGAGGGCCGAACAAAGACTTGATCACATCAATACTCTTGacaaaaggggggggggggagattTACATGTACTACGCTTCTTTA belongs to Neurospora crassa OR74A linkage group IV, whole genome shotgun sequence and includes:
- a CDS encoding molybdopterin binding domain-containing protein; this translates as MGSTVTADERNARTIHTAACLIIGDEVLGGKTKDTNSNYMAKWCFNLGINLKRIEVIADDEDEIVEAVRRMSDRYDFVVTSGGIGPTHDDITYQSIAKAFGLPLKLNEEAFKLMKKLSVPRKGEPPFNWDEPSPVLTAKLRMVELPTDVNRDLAKQFLFPCKELWVPVAVVNGNVHILPGVPRLFEKLLDGLKPSIQPRLVDPDGKGITRVTISTPLPESAIAAYLTELAARVEPKGVKVGSYPRWGEKHNTVTLVGKDKDFLNSIAPEVSHYVKGQIVTTESDDDTSS